In a genomic window of Gigantopelta aegis isolate Gae_Host chromosome 9, Gae_host_genome, whole genome shotgun sequence:
- the LOC121381218 gene encoding zinc transporter 1-like — protein sequence MALTKTCRLITMLGLTASFFLVEIIVGYITNSVALIADSFHMLSDVVALIVGFSCVRIAKWPSKRNTFGWIRAEVLGALVNAVFLLALCFSILVESLKRLVELEKIDNPKLLLIVGAAGLLVNLIGLVLFHDHGHSHGHSHGAGNDHSHGGKKHSHDAVHNGADEIKGKDEQVSLVMDHVGDVRQADNILTIDTAHDDDISIEIESPKLASSGHLNMKGVFLHVLGDALGSVIVIISALVIWFVEDDWRFYVDPAMSIILVMIILCTTIPLFKESAFILLQAVPSHIRTERIRCKLEKLEGIRAIHEFHVWQLAGNRIVASAHVSCLNVHEYMILANKIKVLFHDEGIHSTTIQPEFIEIDEIANGKNCALECGPDLKCFTDTCCGRKLPSNNGTGPMKKSDSFPRRSSIDNSCSNAVTAENNADNTIASNNADSSANVKSIRETDMV from the exons ATGGCTTTGACGAAAACATGTCGTCTTATCACAATGCTGGGACTGACAGCCAGTTTCTTTCTGGTCGAGATTATAGTAGGATATATTACCAACTCTGTGGCACTGATTGCCGATTCATTTCACATGCTGTCGGATGTTGTAGCACTGATTGTTGGATTTTCCTGTGTCAGG aTAGCAAAATGGCCAAGCAAACGCAACACATTTGGATGGATACGAGCAGAGGTGCTAGGTGCCTTGGTGAATGCCGTGTTCCTATTGGCTCTTTGCTTTTCCATTTTGGTGGAATCTCTGAAGAGGCTGGTTGAACTTGAGAAAATTGATAATCCCAAACTGTTGCTGATCGTGGGAGCCGCTGGTCTGCTGGTCAATCTAATCGGCTTGGTCCTATTCCATGATCATGGACATAGCCATG GTCATTCTCATGGTGCAGGAAATGACCATTCCCATGGGGGCAAGAAACACAGTCATGATGCTGTCCACAATGGAGCTGACGAAATCAAGGGAAAAGATGAGCAAGTGTCTCTTGTTATGGACCATGTCGGTGATGTCAGACAGGCCGATAACATTTTAACCATTGACACAGCCCATGACGATGATATTTCTATAGAGATAGAATCCCCCAAATTAG CATCAAGTGGCCATCTAAACATGAAAGGCGTATTTTTACATGTTCTTGGAGATGCACTGGGGTCAGTAATTGTGATCATAAGTGCCCTTGTAATCTGGTTTGTAGAAGATGATTGGCGATTTTATGTGGATCCTGCTATGAG CATTATTCTGGTGATGATCATATTGTGTACTACGATTCCACTTT TTAAAGAATCAGCATTTATACTCCTTCAAGCAGTGCCATCACACATACGAACAGAAAGAATTCGATGCAAGTTGGAAAAG CTTGAAGGTATTCGAGCGATTCATGAGTTCCATGTTTGGCAGCTAGCTGGAAACCGCATTGTGGCCTCCGCACATGTTAGTTGTCTCAATGTTCATGAATACATGATTCTTGCTAACAAAATCAAGGTGTTATTCCACGATGAGGGAATACATTCGACAACGATTCAACCGGAATTTATAGAG ATTGATGAGATAGCAAATGGCAAAAACTGTGCTCTTGAATGTGGACCGGACTTAAAATGTTTCACGGACACCTGCTGTGGTCGTAAGCTACCCAGTAATAATGGTACTGGTCCAATGAAAAAAAGTGACAGTTTTCCCAGACGATCCTCGATCGATAATTCCTGTTCAAATGCAGTCACTGCCGAAAACAATGCAGATAACACCATTGCTAGTAATAATGCAGATAGCAGTGCCAATGTAAAATCCATCAGAGAAACAGATATGGTGTGA